A part of Flavobacteriaceae bacterium GSB9 genomic DNA contains:
- a CDS encoding NAD(P)-binding domain-containing protein: protein MFDALIIGGGAAGMSCALILGSAKNKTYAKDKHIGIIMHQKTSHLQTALFNNVLGLTPGTTGASVLNSGKAQLAELYPHVEQIDKEKVLEISKTENHFSVRTNKNTYRSKIVVIAVGYTNLMNIEGLANYIEPHPRAAIEKDRIWLKNNNHLIKGNLYVAGTLAGWRSQFAIASGSGAQVATDILTLWNDGKHTKVHDKLEV from the coding sequence ATGTTTGACGCACTAATTATTGGCGGTGGTGCCGCAGGAATGTCGTGTGCTTTGATATTAGGGTCGGCTAAAAACAAGACTTACGCCAAAGACAAACACATTGGCATCATCATGCACCAAAAAACATCGCACCTGCAAACCGCTTTATTTAACAATGTTTTAGGATTAACACCCGGAACTACTGGGGCTTCAGTCTTAAACAGTGGCAAGGCACAGCTTGCAGAGCTGTATCCGCATGTGGAGCAAATTGACAAAGAAAAAGTATTGGAAATATCAAAAACGGAAAACCACTTTTCCGTAAGAACCAATAAAAACACTTACCGCTCTAAAATTGTGGTTATTGCCGTGGGTTACACTAACCTTATGAACATTGAAGGGCTTGCGAATTATATTGAACCACATCCGCGAGCAGCTATTGAAAAAGACCGTATTTGGCTAAAAAACAACAACCATTTAATTAAGGGAAATTTATATGTAGCCGGAACACTTGCTGGCTGGAGAAGTCAATTCGCTATTGCTTCAGGCAGTGGCGCTCAAGTAGCAACCGATATTTTAACGCTTTGGAACGACGGCAAACACACTAAAGTACATGATAAGCTTGAGGTGTAA
- a CDS encoding dCMP deaminase family protein: protein MPDNKQLKYDKAYLRMAEEWGKLSYCKRKQVGAIIVKDRMIISDGYNGTPSGFENFCEDDHGYTKWYVLHAEANAITKVASSTQSCKGATLYITLSPCKECSKLIHQAGIVKVVYNRAYKDDSGLKFLERAGVELKLIEDLEV from the coding sequence ATGCCAGATAACAAACAATTAAAGTACGATAAAGCTTATTTAAGAATGGCCGAAGAGTGGGGCAAATTGTCTTACTGTAAGCGTAAGCAAGTAGGCGCTATTATTGTGAAAGACCGCATGATTATTTCCGACGGATATAATGGAACGCCATCAGGATTTGAGAATTTTTGTGAAGACGACCACGGTTACACCAAATGGTATGTGCTCCATGCCGAAGCCAATGCCATTACCAAAGTGGCCTCCTCAACACAGTCATGCAAAGGGGCAACCCTATATATTACGCTGTCGCCGTGTAAAGAATGCAGTAAGCTCATTCATCAGGCTGGTATCGTAAAAGTGGTTTATAATAGGGCTTACAAGGACGATTCTGGTCTTAAGTTTTTAGAGCGGGCTGGGGTTGAGTTAAAGCTAATTGAAGATTTAGAAGTATAA
- a CDS encoding S41 family peptidase yields MSPQKKYLPLVLGIAVAMGIFIGGKLDFADSRDKLFSTNSKKDKLNRLIDYIEYDYVDDINTDSIVDVTVNGILENLDPHSVYIPEEDMQRVAEEMKGGFVGIGVSFYTYKDTIAVIRAIENGPSDKAGIKGGDRILLADGDTLYGDNLKNGDIINKLKGEINSKVKLKVYRRGEPKLLNITVKRGKIPIKSVDAAYMLTDKLGYIKINRFAESTYKEFKKGIEKLEDLGATEIALDLRNNPGGFLSIAEKIVDEFLEDDKLILFTKNKRGDIDRSFATSKGDFENGKVYVLIDENSASASEIVAGALQDNDKGTIVGRRSYGKGLVQREMDLGDGSAVRLTVSRYYTPTGRSIQRPYDNGNKDYYDEYFERLESGELLDPNKIQVDDSLKFTTPGGKVVYGGGGIIPDVFVPLDKSMQNETLSFLSRRGFFGNFVFEELEQDRHKYDGISRQDFIDNYEVGDDLVFAFQDYLNLRSDSKVTFVAYHDEVKQYIKATLADQLYGNGAFEEVYNQRDIMIDEVISLSEGDK; encoded by the coding sequence ATGTCACCACAAAAAAAATATTTGCCACTAGTTTTAGGCATTGCTGTTGCAATGGGCATTTTTATTGGTGGTAAGTTAGATTTTGCCGATTCGCGAGATAAACTATTTTCAACTAATAGTAAAAAAGATAAACTCAACAGGCTTATCGATTATATTGAGTACGATTACGTTGATGATATAAATACCGATAGCATTGTTGATGTAACCGTGAATGGTATATTGGAAAACCTCGACCCACATTCTGTTTATATCCCAGAGGAAGATATGCAGCGTGTGGCCGAAGAGATGAAAGGTGGTTTCGTGGGGATTGGCGTGAGCTTTTATACTTATAAAGACACTATTGCTGTAATTCGTGCTATTGAAAACGGACCCAGTGACAAGGCTGGCATTAAAGGTGGTGACAGGATTTTGTTAGCTGATGGTGATACACTTTACGGCGATAACCTCAAAAATGGCGATATAATTAACAAATTGAAAGGAGAAATCAATTCAAAAGTTAAACTTAAGGTTTACCGTCGTGGAGAGCCTAAACTTTTGAATATTACAGTAAAGCGTGGAAAAATTCCAATAAAAAGTGTCGATGCGGCCTATATGTTAACCGATAAACTTGGCTACATTAAAATAAATAGGTTTGCCGAATCTACATACAAGGAATTCAAAAAAGGTATCGAAAAACTTGAAGATTTGGGGGCTACCGAAATAGCATTGGATTTAAGAAATAATCCTGGCGGGTTTTTAAGTATTGCTGAAAAAATTGTAGATGAGTTTTTAGAAGACGACAAGCTTATTTTATTCACCAAAAATAAGCGCGGAGATATCGACAGGAGTTTTGCTACCAGCAAGGGTGATTTTGAAAATGGAAAGGTGTATGTTTTGATTGACGAAAATTCGGCTTCTGCCAGTGAAATCGTAGCGGGAGCTCTGCAAGATAACGATAAAGGTACTATTGTGGGAAGGCGTTCTTACGGAAAAGGTTTGGTGCAGCGCGAAATGGATTTGGGTGATGGCAGTGCCGTACGTTTAACCGTGTCGCGCTACTATACTCCAACGGGGCGTTCCATCCAGCGGCCTTACGATAACGGAAACAAAGATTATTACGATGAATATTTTGAACGGTTGGAAAGCGGTGAATTGCTAGATCCGAATAAAATTCAAGTAGACGATTCATTAAAGTTCACAACACCAGGAGGAAAGGTAGTTTATGGTGGTGGAGGTATTATTCCAGATGTGTTTGTGCCATTGGACAAGAGTATGCAAAATGAAACCTTGTCCTTTTTATCGCGCCGAGGCTTTTTTGGGAATTTTGTATTTGAAGAATTAGAACAGGACAGGCATAAATACGATGGTATATCCCGTCAGGATTTTATAGATAATTACGAAGTGGGTGACGATTTAGTATTTGCTTTTCAAGATTATTTGAATCTTAGATCTGATTCAAAAGTAACCTTTGTGGCCTATCACGATGAGGTAAAACAATATATTAAAGCCACTTTGGCCGACCAATTATATGGAAATGGTGCTTTCGAAGAAGTTTATAACCAACGCGACATTATGATTGATGAGGTTATTAGCTTAAGCGAAGGGGATAAATAG
- a CDS encoding HupE/UreJ family protein, which produces MLENFWFNVEYGINHVLDINAYDHVLFLIVLTVPYLFKDWRRVLLLVTMFTLGHTLSLVLASYGVVSVNASVVEFLIPITILVVALFNVFTSGKGAQREKVGVLFLSTLFFGLIHGLGFAREFRMLLGDSDNKLVLLLEFALGIELAQVIIVFIVLFLGYVVQTIFRFSKRDWIMVISAIVVGLVIPMILNSDFLS; this is translated from the coding sequence ATGCTCGAAAATTTTTGGTTTAATGTAGAATACGGTATCAATCATGTACTTGATATAAATGCCTACGACCATGTTTTGTTTCTAATCGTTTTAACAGTACCTTATCTTTTTAAAGATTGGAGGCGGGTGCTTTTGTTGGTGACCATGTTTACTTTAGGGCACACATTATCGCTAGTGTTAGCCTCATATGGCGTTGTTAGTGTAAATGCTTCGGTGGTAGAGTTTTTAATTCCTATAACCATTTTGGTAGTGGCACTTTTTAATGTGTTTACATCGGGCAAAGGGGCGCAGCGCGAAAAGGTAGGTGTGCTTTTTCTTTCTACTTTATTTTTCGGACTCATACACGGTCTTGGCTTTGCAAGGGAGTTTAGAATGCTCTTGGGCGATAGCGATAATAAATTAGTTTTGCTTTTGGAGTTTGCACTGGGTATAGAGCTTGCCCAAGTAATAATTGTGTTTATTGTGCTGTTTTTGGGGTATGTAGTACAAACCATTTTTAGGTTTAGTAAACGCGATTGGATTATGGTTATATCGGCCATAGTGGTTGGTTTGGTTATTCCTATGATTTTAAACAGCGACTTTCTGTCTTAA
- a CDS encoding DUF3109 family protein: MFQLGKTIVSEDIVNKDFLCNLSACKGACCVDGDAGAPVEPDEVEILEDIYPKVKPFLRKEGIDAIEAQGTSVKTEDGELETPLINGADCAYVIYGENDVALCGIEEAYNQGEISWKKPVSCHLYPVRVKDYSEFSAVNYHKWQICDDACALGNELKVPIYKFVKEALIRKFGEDWYNELEKVAETF, translated from the coding sequence ATGTTTCAATTAGGTAAAACCATTGTTTCTGAAGATATTGTGAATAAAGATTTTTTATGTAATCTTTCTGCTTGCAAAGGGGCATGCTGTGTTGATGGCGATGCTGGAGCACCAGTTGAGCCCGATGAAGTTGAAATTTTAGAAGATATCTATCCGAAAGTCAAACCTTTTTTGCGAAAAGAAGGCATAGATGCAATAGAAGCTCAAGGGACTTCGGTAAAAACGGAAGACGGTGAACTTGAAACACCTTTAATAAACGGTGCAGACTGCGCTTACGTTATTTATGGAGAAAACGATGTGGCGCTTTGCGGAATAGAAGAAGCATACAACCAAGGAGAAATTTCTTGGAAAAAACCAGTATCCTGCCATTTGTATCCTGTACGTGTTAAGGATTATAGTGAATTTTCAGCTGTAAATTACCATAAATGGCAAATATGTGATGATGCTTGTGCTTTGGGTAACGAACTAAAAGTTCCCATCTACAAATTTGTAAAAGAAGCACTCATTAGAAAATTTGGAGAAGATTGGTACAATGAGTTGGAAAAGGTTGCTGAGACTTTTTAA
- a CDS encoding ribonucleotide-diphosphate reductase subunit beta produces the protein MEITHIIKRDYETTPFVLDKITSAIEKAMLSVGHGTREDAESISGKVFESLLARKAVDSRYVPTVEQVQDIVEDKLMGSAFHDAAKAYILYRDEQARKRQTNIFEKRINLKPYEYPDLYEYVNAIRHSYWIHTEFNFTSDIQDFKTGLTLTEKSAIKNTMLAISQIEVAVKTFWGDIYQKMPKPEIGSVGATFAESEVRHHDAYSHLLEILGLNTEFKTLKKKPVIMRRVHYLETALKNSKSENIQEYAESVLLFSLFIEHVSLFSQFLIIMAFNKYKNMLKGISNVVEATSKEEQIHGDFGIDVIKIIKKENPKWFGEDYNEKIQNICRDAFNAESDIIDWIFEEGELDFLPKDVINEFIKNRFNNSLESIGIGKVFEVNESLLAETEWFDDEIIGTKHGDFFVKRSINYSKRTKSITSDDLF, from the coding sequence ATGGAAATAACGCACATCATTAAACGAGATTACGAAACAACACCTTTTGTGTTGGACAAAATTACCAGTGCCATAGAGAAGGCTATGCTTTCGGTAGGGCATGGAACAAGAGAAGATGCCGAATCGATTTCAGGAAAAGTATTCGAATCGCTATTGGCTAGAAAGGCGGTCGATTCAAGATATGTTCCAACAGTCGAGCAGGTGCAGGATATTGTTGAAGACAAACTCATGGGGAGTGCGTTTCATGATGCCGCAAAAGCATATATCCTTTATAGGGATGAGCAAGCAAGAAAGCGCCAGACCAATATTTTTGAAAAACGTATTAATCTTAAGCCTTACGAATATCCAGATTTGTACGAGTATGTAAATGCGATTAGACATTCGTATTGGATTCATACGGAGTTTAATTTTACCAGTGACATTCAGGATTTTAAAACGGGACTAACGCTAACCGAAAAATCGGCTATAAAAAACACTATGCTGGCTATTTCCCAAATAGAGGTGGCCGTGAAAACCTTTTGGGGAGATATTTATCAAAAAATGCCCAAACCAGAAATTGGTTCGGTGGGGGCAACGTTTGCAGAAAGTGAAGTGCGGCACCACGATGCTTATTCTCACCTTTTAGAAATATTGGGCCTTAATACCGAGTTTAAAACGCTAAAAAAGAAGCCGGTAATAATGCGGCGTGTTCATTATTTAGAAACGGCTTTAAAAAACTCTAAAAGTGAAAACATTCAAGAATATGCTGAATCTGTGCTGTTGTTCTCGTTGTTTATCGAGCATGTATCGTTGTTTTCGCAATTTTTAATCATCATGGCTTTCAATAAATATAAAAATATGCTGAAAGGGATATCAAATGTCGTTGAGGCCACTTCTAAAGAAGAGCAAATCCATGGCGATTTTGGTATCGATGTCATTAAAATTATCAAAAAGGAAAACCCAAAATGGTTTGGAGAAGATTACAATGAAAAAATTCAAAATATATGCCGTGATGCCTTTAACGCAGAAAGCGATATTATTGATTGGATTTTTGAAGAAGGTGAGTTGGATTTCCTCCCAAAAGATGTTATCAATGAATTTATAAAGAACCGTTTTAACAATTCGTTGGAAAGTATTGGTATTGGAAAGGTATTCGAAGTAAATGAAAGTTTATTGGCCGAAACTGAGTGGTTTGACGATGAAATAATTGGAACCAAACACGGCGATTTCTTTGTTAAACGCTCTATTAATTACAGTAAACGAACAAAAAGTATTACGAGCGACGATTTGTTCTAA
- a CDS encoding pyrimidine/purine nucleoside phosphorylase produces MISANEYFDGNVKSLGYTSKTGQSTLGVMNAGTYEFSTSKHETMNVVEGEMTVLLPGETEWKTYKAGEAYQIEANEKFQVKVNGQTSYLCQYK; encoded by the coding sequence ATGATTTCAGCAAATGAATATTTTGACGGAAACGTTAAATCTTTAGGATACACAAGTAAAACAGGCCAATCAACTTTGGGTGTTATGAATGCCGGAACTTACGAGTTTAGCACGTCTAAACATGAGACCATGAATGTTGTAGAAGGCGAAATGACCGTTCTATTACCTGGTGAAACCGAATGGAAAACCTATAAGGCCGGTGAAGCCTACCAAATAGAAGCTAACGAAAAGTTTCAAGTAAAAGTAAATGGGCAAACCTCTTATTTGTGCCAATACAAATAA
- a CDS encoding OmpA family protein, which yields MKKLSILLLLTVITVSCVSKKKYLALQQENGEIKSELQKTRVAKEDLEAKFDKIQERVEAYNNKIMSLKEESDSKLEVAENGTVISNDTKARMRETLKNVDQTKLSQAKTLKDSMNLAVAYNLEKTINESNIDEDQDFAVDINETVVMISIADNMLFNTASYRLSSKADPILKKLADVINSEPSLDVMVEGHTDSRTINTANIADNWDLSVLRATSVVRKLQDKYNVAPEKLIASGRSSYQPVASNDNSEDRAKNRRTRIIILPNIDKFFALMADNDTALSENILD from the coding sequence ATGAAGAAATTATCTATACTACTTTTGTTGACGGTTATTACGGTATCGTGTGTTTCCAAGAAAAAATACTTGGCTTTACAACAAGAAAATGGTGAAATTAAAAGCGAATTACAAAAAACTAGAGTTGCTAAAGAAGACCTTGAAGCTAAATTTGACAAAATCCAAGAACGCGTTGAGGCTTACAACAACAAAATTATGTCGTTGAAAGAAGAAAGCGATTCCAAATTAGAAGTTGCGGAAAATGGCACGGTAATATCTAACGACACAAAAGCTCGTATGCGCGAGACCTTAAAAAACGTAGATCAAACAAAACTTAGCCAAGCTAAAACACTAAAAGACTCCATGAACTTGGCCGTTGCTTACAATCTTGAAAAAACGATTAACGAAAGTAATATTGACGAAGATCAAGACTTTGCTGTAGATATTAACGAAACCGTTGTAATGATATCTATTGCAGACAATATGCTGTTCAATACGGCTAGCTACAGACTTAGTTCTAAAGCTGATCCTATTTTAAAAAAATTAGCCGATGTTATCAATTCTGAACCAAGTTTAGATGTTATGGTAGAAGGCCATACGGACTCAAGAACAATCAACACTGCCAACATTGCTGACAATTGGGATTTGAGCGTTTTAAGGGCGACATCGGTTGTTCGTAAACTTCAAGACAAATACAACGTTGCACCAGAAAAGTTAATAGCGTCTGGTAGAAGCAGCTACCAACCTGTAGCCAGCAACGATAATTCTGAAGATCGTGCTAAAAACAGAAGAACCAGAATTATTATCCTTCCAAATATCGATAAGTTTTTTGCTTTAATGGCAGATAACGATACAGCGCTTTCAGAAAATATTCTAGATTAA
- a CDS encoding NAD-dependent epimerase/dehydratase family protein, translating to MSSRILIIGACGQIGSELTFALREIYGDDNVIASDISYSNLEIVNSGLFEIVDAQDYASVKTCVEKFNIDTVYLMAALLSATGEKYPMRAWDLNTTSLFNVLNLARDKFIKHVFWPSSIAVFGPTTPVNYTPQYTIMEPSTVYGITKQVGERWCEYYHNKYNVDVRSIRYPGIISWKTQPGGGTTDYAVEIYHKALQLGHYECFLKEDAELPMMFMDDAIKATIDIMSAKSNEVKIRSSYNVAAISFTPNGIAESIKKHIPEFEISYKPDYRQEIAKSWPKNINDSYAREDWKWKHSFTLEDITEEMLFQLRKKYDKAINQSS from the coding sequence ATGAGCTCTAGAATACTCATCATTGGTGCATGTGGTCAAATTGGATCGGAATTAACCTTTGCCTTGCGGGAAATCTACGGCGATGATAACGTTATTGCCAGCGATATAAGCTATAGTAATTTAGAAATTGTCAATTCTGGCCTTTTTGAAATTGTTGATGCACAAGATTATGCCAGTGTAAAAACCTGTGTTGAAAAGTTTAACATCGATACGGTTTATCTCATGGCTGCCCTTTTAAGTGCTACAGGAGAAAAATATCCTATGAGAGCTTGGGATTTGAATACGACCTCCTTATTCAATGTTTTGAATTTGGCGCGCGACAAGTTTATAAAACATGTATTTTGGCCATCAAGCATTGCTGTTTTTGGGCCAACAACGCCAGTAAATTATACCCCGCAATATACGATAATGGAGCCTTCAACCGTTTATGGTATTACCAAACAAGTGGGAGAGCGATGGTGCGAATATTATCACAATAAATATAATGTAGATGTGCGAAGCATACGCTATCCTGGTATTATTAGTTGGAAAACTCAACCGGGTGGCGGTACTACCGATTACGCGGTCGAAATTTATCATAAAGCTTTGCAATTAGGGCATTATGAGTGTTTTTTAAAAGAAGATGCCGAACTCCCCATGATGTTTATGGACGATGCCATTAAGGCAACCATCGATATCATGTCAGCAAAGTCAAACGAGGTTAAAATTAGGTCGTCTTACAATGTGGCAGCCATAAGTTTTACGCCAAATGGAATTGCTGAATCGATTAAAAAGCATATTCCAGAATTTGAAATTAGCTATAAGCCGGATTACCGACAGGAAATAGCCAAAAGTTGGCCGAAAAACATTAATGATTCCTATGCCAGAGAAGATTGGAAATGGAAACACAGTTTTACGTTAGAGGACATTACCGAAGAAATGTTGTTCCAACTCAGAAAAAAATATGATAAAGCAATAAATCAGTCCAGCTAG
- a CDS encoding MarC family protein yields the protein MQLDFKEIFTAFMVLFAVIDIIGNIPIVIDLRKKAGHIQSEKAAIVAGVILILFLFLGKSILNLIGIDVNSFAVAGAFILFFIALEMILGITLYKQEEHDSKTTAVFPLAFPLIAGPGSLTTLLSLRAEFRTENIIVALIINVIIIFIVLKTSSKIERLIGHNGINIIRKVFGVVLLAIAVKLFTHNIKALF from the coding sequence ATGCAACTCGATTTCAAGGAAATTTTTACTGCATTCATGGTTCTATTTGCCGTAATTGACATTATTGGGAACATTCCTATCGTTATAGATTTGAGAAAAAAAGCCGGCCATATACAGAGCGAAAAAGCCGCTATTGTTGCTGGGGTAATTTTAATATTATTCTTGTTTTTAGGAAAAAGTATTTTAAACCTTATTGGCATTGACGTTAATTCGTTTGCTGTTGCAGGGGCTTTTATTTTGTTTTTTATTGCCCTAGAAATGATTTTAGGCATAACTCTCTATAAACAAGAAGAGCACGACTCGAAAACCACAGCCGTTTTTCCTTTGGCATTCCCACTTATCGCAGGCCCCGGTAGCTTAACAACATTGCTTTCGCTTCGTGCTGAATTTAGAACCGAAAATATTATTGTTGCCCTTATTATAAATGTTATCATTATTTTTATTGTTTTAAAAACATCGTCTAAAATAGAACGCCTTATTGGGCATAACGGCATTAACATTATTAGAAAAGTGTTTGGCGTTGTTTTATTGGCAATTGCCGTTAAACTATTTACGCACAACATAAAAGCGCTTTTTTAA
- a CDS encoding ribonucleoside-diphosphate reductase subunit alpha, which translates to MKINTHLQDETTEQQSSNYNQLLNARKEQIKNASQLESESGFAWLTENSRKFLESGYLTEGTTPEGRIREIAERAEAILKIDGYADKFYKYMSEGFFSLASPVWSNFGKKRGLPISCFGSNIADDMGNILYTQSEVGMMSKLGGGTSGYFGNLRHRGAPVKNNGASSGAVHIMQLFEKMVDVVSQGSVRRGRFSPYLPVEHPDIKEFLEIGTEGNAIQELTHGITVTDKWMQEMIDGDVEKRSIWAKVIQRRGEIGYPYIFFKDHANNQAADVYKDKNHQIVASNLCTEIMLPSNENWSFVCVLSSINLLHYDKWKDTDAVETMVYFLDAVITEFIEKLEEFRDSQDLDDRQTFMFMERAYNFAKSNRALGLGALGWHSLLQSKMLSFDSAEAFNLNSEIFKLIQEKSYKASEELAKLYGEPEVLKGYGRRNATLNAIAPTTSSAFILGQVSQGIEPIWSNIYVKDIAKIKTTIKNPFLQDLLEEKGQNTPEVWRSIRDHDGSVQHLEFLTEQERDVFKTYSEIDQLNIVYQAANRQNHIDQGQSVNIIVHPDMPVKDINKIYVTAWKLGLKSLYYQHSMNAAQKFKQKKECASCEG; encoded by the coding sequence ATGAAAATAAACACGCATCTCCAGGACGAAACAACAGAACAACAATCTAGCAATTACAACCAATTATTAAATGCTCGAAAAGAGCAAATTAAAAATGCCTCTCAGTTAGAATCTGAATCAGGTTTTGCATGGCTTACCGAAAACAGCCGTAAGTTTTTAGAGTCGGGGTATTTAACCGAGGGCACGACACCCGAGGGGCGAATTAGAGAAATCGCAGAACGTGCCGAAGCAATTTTGAAAATAGATGGATATGCCGATAAGTTCTATAAATACATGTCTGAAGGCTTTTTCTCATTAGCTTCTCCTGTATGGTCTAATTTTGGAAAAAAACGTGGTTTGCCAATTAGCTGTTTTGGTTCTAACATTGCAGATGATATGGGGAATATTCTCTATACACAATCGGAAGTAGGAATGATGTCTAAGCTAGGAGGTGGAACTTCAGGGTATTTTGGAAACCTTAGGCACCGCGGAGCGCCGGTGAAAAATAATGGTGCGTCGTCTGGAGCTGTGCATATTATGCAACTTTTCGAAAAAATGGTAGATGTGGTAAGCCAAGGGTCGGTACGAAGAGGTCGTTTTTCACCTTATTTGCCTGTTGAGCATCCAGATATTAAGGAGTTTTTGGAAATTGGAACAGAAGGAAACGCTATCCAGGAACTTACACATGGTATTACCGTTACCGATAAATGGATGCAGGAAATGATTGATGGCGATGTGGAAAAACGTTCTATTTGGGCTAAGGTTATTCAGCGAAGAGGTGAAATAGGCTATCCTTATATTTTCTTTAAAGATCACGCCAATAACCAAGCAGCTGATGTTTACAAAGACAAAAACCACCAAATTGTAGCGAGTAACTTGTGTACGGAGATTATGCTACCATCTAACGAAAATTGGTCGTTTGTTTGCGTACTTTCGTCAATAAACTTGTTACACTACGACAAGTGGAAAGATACTGATGCCGTTGAAACTATGGTGTACTTTTTAGATGCCGTAATTACCGAATTTATTGAGAAATTGGAGGAATTTAGAGATTCACAGGACTTAGACGACAGACAAACGTTTATGTTTATGGAGCGCGCTTACAACTTTGCGAAGTCTAATCGTGCATTAGGATTAGGAGCTTTGGGCTGGCATTCGTTGCTTCAATCGAAAATGTTATCGTTCGATAGTGCGGAAGCCTTTAATTTGAATAGTGAGATTTTTAAATTAATTCAAGAAAAGTCATATAAAGCTTCAGAAGAATTGGCCAAGTTATATGGTGAACCAGAAGTGTTAAAAGGTTATGGCAGACGTAATGCTACTTTAAATGCCATTGCGCCAACAACATCTTCTGCTTTTATTTTAGGTCAAGTATCGCAAGGTATTGAGCCAATTTGGTCTAATATTTATGTTAAAGATATTGCTAAAATAAAAACCACCATTAAAAACCCATTCCTGCAAGATCTTTTGGAAGAAAAAGGACAAAACACACCAGAGGTTTGGCGCAGCATTCGCGATCATGATGGTTCTGTTCAGCATTTGGAATTCTTAACCGAGCAAGAGCGCGATGTGTTTAAAACTTATTCTGAAATTGACCAGTTAAACATTGTTTATCAGGCGGCCAATAGACAAAACCATATTGATCAAGGGCAGTCAGTAAACATTATTGTACACCCAGACATGCCAGTTAAAGACATCAATAAAATATATGTTACTGCATGGAAGCTTGGGTTAAAATCACTGTATTACCAACACAGTATGAATGCAGCACAGAAATTTAAACAGAAAAAGGAATGTGCAAGTTGCGAAGGATGA